Below is a genomic region from candidate division KSB1 bacterium.
TACCACACCGCCAGCGCCGCCGAAGGGGGTGCGCGTTGAGCGGCCATAGCAGGGATCGCGCGGAAAGCGGGGCAAGAATCTTCACAGCCTTGCCCGCGGAGAGCGGCCCGCATCGTGCGGATGGGTAGAGCATGAAGTCAGGCAATGCCTGGATTTCCAGGCCCTTGAAACACGTGTTGAGCCGGGCGTTGGTGGCTTCCGGGGTGGCCGCCGTGTGGTACCATGCGGTCACGGTCAGGCGACCCCAATTTCGGGTGCTGGGGTATCACAGCGTCACAGCCGAACCTGCCCCTTCGGGGACTATCGAACGCAGCCTCGGTGTGCCAGTAGAGCAATTTGCCAGGCAGATGGCCTTCCTGCGCGCAAGATTCACACCGGTCCACCTGGAAGAGTTTGCCGACTATGCACGCGATCCGCGGCGGTACGTGCGGCCTCCCATCGCAGTGACGTTCGACGACGGCTATCGGGATAACGTGAAAACAGCTCTGCCGATCCTGGAAAAGTTCGGGATTCCTGCCACCATCTTCGTGACCACGGGTCATGTGGGCAAAAAAGCCCCGTTTTGGTGGAATGCCTTAAGCGCCTGGGTCTGGAACGCACCTCCCGGTCGGTACCGCTTCTCTCTTCATGGCGAAGAACACCTTTTCGCATGCGCGAGCAGGAAGCAGCGTCGACAGACCTTCTGGCACCTATTTGCGGACCTTTGTGCCATGGAAGAATCAGAAAGGCCACTTGTGCTGTCCCATATTGGAACAGTGCTCGGCGCAGGATGCCAGCGCAGCGATTGGGGGCCGGAAATGTTGAGTGCAGAGGAGATAGCCGGCACAAAGAGCCCGCTCCTCCGTTTTGGCGCCCATACAGTGCACCACGTGGTGCTCACTAAGGTGCCGCCGGACAGAAGAAGGTGGGAAGTGGAAGAATCAGTTGCCCACCTGCAGCGCTGGACCCGGCGCGAGGTCTCCTCGTTTGCCTACCCATTGGGCGACGCCGCTTCAGTTGACGAGAGCGTACAGAGGGTCGTGGCAGAGGCGGGGATCGGCTGTGCGGTCACTACCCTGAAAGGGGCAAACTCCCCGACAGAGAACCCGCTGGCCCTTCGCCGCACCCTCATCGATGGTGGAGACGACTTTTTTGTCTTCGTGTGCAAGGCCCTTGGGCTTTTTGACCCTTCAATCAGGTGAACATGGGACTGAATAGGTTAGAGTCGGTGCGGTCTGAGACCCGGGGAGCAATGCTCTGGGCCCGGCGGCGTGTCATGCTCGCGGGCTTTATCATGGGCTTTGCCGCCTGCCTGGTGCTCACAATGAGCGCGGTCGGCGTGGCCTGGCGGTATCGGTTTCGTATAGTCTCAGGGCTGGCCCGGCCTTACGCTACTCATCTTGTCACCCAGTTGCTCCACGCTTTGCCCGACGGGTACGTAACCAAGAATAGGGAACGCGTTATGTTGGTGCTCGATGCGTTCACCAACGCCGTTTCGCGTGGGCGGGTGAACGGCCGGGAGGTGGGGCGGATAACCGAGCAGGTGATGGACGGTCTGGCCGATGGCCGGTTGAGCTACCAGGAATTGGATCGGATTCTGGCTGAGATGGAGCGGTCGGCTGTGGGGCAGAACGGAATGGGCAAAAGTGTGGAGCGCCCATGAGAAGCACAATTGGAGCAGCGGTGGCGTTTGCCGCGGGGGTTGTCTGTGGCGTGGTGGGTTCGGTGACCCTGCGCCATGAGATTTGGCCCCTTGCCGCCCGCGTGGGTCTGCTGCGCGTGTACGCACTGGCGGGCTTGGCGCTGTTCGGCCTGGTGATCATCTGGTACATGAGGTTGCAAAGGAGGATGGCCATCGCCTTGCCGCCCGCCTCAGCCACCCTTCTCATGTCTGCGTTGCGCTTCCTCCTCGTGGTGTTGGCCCTGGGTGGGGCCTACTTGCTTGGCCTCTTCTTCGTAGCCGTGCACTGAATCCCCCAGTACGCTGCAATTGTCCACGTTACGGAACTGTCACATTTTTGTCCGGTGGCATAGCCTTTGCGCCACTTGAGGCGAACCACCCAGCGGCTATGCCAAATGGTCAACCTAATTTGCAGTAAAAACAAGCTGGTGTGGGGTGTTTCTGCAAGTAGAACTTGTCTTTGTGGTGAGATGGTGTCTTTGTCTGAAACAACCACGCTCAGGGTTGTGGAATCGTGGAGGGTACAAGGATGATGCACAAACCACATGTGGTGCGGTGGGGGATGGTAGGGATCTTGTTGGGTCTCATGGCCTCCTGGGGCCACGCGCAGACGATAGTGGACAACTTCAACCGCGCGACCTTGGGCTCCAATTGGACGGCCGACGCAGCCTACCAGATCGTGAACAACGAGCTGGCCAACACCAGCACGAATTACACGTGGGCTGGATTCCTGGCGGTGTTCAACGCCATGACCGGCCCTACCTCGGTCTCCTTCAAGTGGGGTACTGCTGCAGATGCCAATGGCATCAGGGAAGGAGCCCTCGCCGTGCTGCTGGATGCCAACAGCGTCAACGCCAATGGCTACATGATTTGGCATCACGGCACTAACAACAGAATCTACCTCTATACCATAGCGAACGGAGTCCCGGGCGTTAAGGTGGCCGAGGTGGTGCCCAATTTGCCTGCTCCCGTAGCCGGACAGGTTATGAAGGTCGTCATCACCTCCGATGCGACTGGGTACCGGTTCGATCTCTACATCAACGACGTCTTGGACGGCACGCTGACCGACCCGCTCAAGCGTACCGGCAACCTAGACGGCTACGCCGGGGTCATACTCAAGGGCAATCTCAACAACAATGTGGACGATTTCACCGTCTCCAAGACGGGAGGCGGCGCCGAAACGCGCGACGATTTCAATCGCGCCGATGGGGACCCAGGGCCCAACTGGACCGCAGACCCGGTATACCAGATCGTGAGTCAAGAGCTTGCCAACACCAATACCAACTACGTGTGGGGGGACCTGGCCATTTTCAATGCCCATCCGGGCCCCAATATGGTGCAGTACACGTGGGGTGCGACGGCAGACGCAGCCGGCATCCATGAAGGTGCCTTCGCGGTAATGCTGGATGCGAACGATGTGAATACCGCCAATGGCTACATGGTCTGGCACGCAACAACGCGCCTCTACTTGTGGACAATCGAGGCAGGCATCCCGAAGACTCCCATTACGAACATTCCCGCGGCCCTACCTCCGCCGACGGCCGGACAGACGGTCAAGGTGCTCATCAGTGAGAACGCCAACGGCTACCATTTTGACTATTACATCAACGACCAGTTCGACGGAAGGGTCTCGGACCCCCTGAAGCGTGTGGGCAGCATCAACGGCTATGCAGGCGTCATGCTGAGGGGTGGCCTGAACAACAATATCGACGACTTTGTTGCGGCCACTATCGTTGATAACACGCCACCGGCCGCGGTCACGAACCTGGCAGTATCGGGTACCACGGCCAATTCCGTGACCTTGACGTGGACGGCTCCCGGTGACGACGGCACGGTGGGAACTGCGGCCTCGTACGACCTCAGGTACTCCACTTCGCCGATTACTGCCACCAATTTTGACGCGGCCACGCAGGCCACCGGGCTCGGCACGCCGAAGGCCGCCGGGAGCACCGAGACGTTTACGGTGACTGGTCTCAACTCGGCCACCACCTATTACTTTGCCCTCAAGGCTACGGACGACTCTGGTAACAAGAGTGCCATTTCCAATGTGGTCACGGCCACCACGCAGAGCCCGGTCCAGTACGCCACCTACTGGGATACATTTGAACGAGCGCAATTGGGAGATGACTGGGCTGCACACAGCGCCTACGTCATCGAGAACGGCGAGTTAAAGAACAACATCACCAGCGGTACCGCGGCATGGGGTTACGCGGCAGTGTTCAAGAAGTTCCCCAAGCCACGTGCCGCGATGGTCGTCTGGAGCGAGACGGCCACCACGACAGGTATCGGGCAGGGTGCGGTGTGCGCGTTCATGGACCAGCCCAGTCCCAACGCCAACGGCTACATGATCTTCCACATCGATACTCGGCTTTTCCTTTATACTATCAATGCGGGCAACCCAGGTGTGCAGGTGCAGCTTCTTCTCAATGTGACCAATCAGCCGGCGGCGGGGGACACCTTCAAAGTGGTTATCAGTTCCGATGCCACTGGCCATCACTTTGACGTCTACAAGAACCGTACCTTCGTCGGGCGGCTCAATGACGCATCGCGCCTCATAAACCCGGCCACTTGGTACGTGGGAGCGTACCTCAAGGGCGGCACCAATTATGGCGGCAAGAACAACATTGAGGCCTTCGGTGTGGAACTGACCGCCACCGACCCGGCCAAGGTGGAGTACTGGTCCGGGGACGCCCAAACTGGCAGGATTGGTGACGCATTGCCCCAACCGTTGAAGGTGCTGGTCACCGATAACAACAACGTGCCTGTTCCCGGCGTCTATGTGGACTTTGCCGTAACCAGCGGCGCCGCAGGTCTCAGCACGGATATCGCCTCGTTTGACGGCAACATCTGGTTAGAGGCAGAGAGCGGCACGGTGGAGACCCCCATGGTCCGCATAGCCGATGCGGATGCCTCCGACGGCATGTGCGTCGGCGTGCCCACGGTCAATACCACGAACGACACCGGGAAGGTGGAGATCCACTTCTTCGTGCCACAAAGCGGCACCTACTATCTCTGGGTCCGCTACAAGGCGCCGGACAACTTGTCCAACTCCTTCTACGTGAAGAAGGACAAGGGAGCCTATGCGCTGGTCAATCTGACTGTTTCGGCCCCGTGGGCGTGGTCCAAGTACGCCACGGCGTTTAGCTTCACCAAGGGCGGGCACAGCCTCACCCTGAAGAACGCCGAGGATGGCACACTGCTCGACAAGATTCTTCTGACCACTTCGGCCACCTATACGCCCACAGGTCTGGGGAGCGCGGCGACGACTTACGCAGACAAACGCACGGATGGCGACGGTCTGGCCTCGGCAATCTGCACCTTGGGGATGCAGGTGGGGACCGTGACCATCGAAGCGCGTGCATACTACCGGGGCGACCAGCTCAGCGGCAGTCCGGTGACGTTCACGGAGACGGCAGTAGGGGGCGAGGCGAGTAGACTGATTTACGTCTCGGGCGACAGCGTGTTTGGCCAGGCGGGACAGCGGCTGGCCCAGCCGTTCGTGGTGAAGGTCACCGATGCCTTTGGCAACGGCGTGCCCAACGTGGCAGTGACCTTCACGGTGCTGGAGGGTGGCGGCACGCTGTCGAATACACAGCCGGTGATGACCGACAATAACGGCTTTGCCTCCACCTACCTGACGCTGGGCTTTGGCTCCTATGTGCAGCGCGTGCAGGCCAGTGCTCCAGGCCTCCAGGGTTCGCCCATCGTATTCCGGGCCTATGCCGCAGGTCTGAACCTGGCGATGTCCAAGATCAGCGGCGACGGACAGAGCGGAACGGTGGGCACCGTTCTGGCGCAGCCACTGGTGGTAAAGGTGGCGCATGTCACCTCCGGCGATCCGGTGGCAGGTTTTCCGGTGACCTTTGTCATCACCGGCGGTGGCGGCAAGCTGGATGGCGCTGCCACCACCAAAGTGGCAAACACCGACGCCAGCGGGCAGGCCTCAGTGACCTGGACTTTGGGTGATCAGGCTGGAACGAATACCTGCGAGGCCAGGGCAACGGGAGTGAGTGGCTCGCCTTTGGTGTTCACTGCCATTGCTCAACCCGGGACGCCTACTACCTTTAGCAAAATCTCTCCGCTGGAAACAGTGACCGGGCCAGTGGGGATGCCATTGGAGCAGCCGTTCAAGGTGCGCGTGACCGACGCCAAGGGCAATGGTATCTCCGGGCATCCGGTGCGCTTTGTGCGCACCATGGGCAGCGGGACCATGGATGGCATGACCGAGCGCGACGTGGTCACCGATGCCAACGGCTACGCGCAGGTCATCTACGTCATGGGCAGCGTTGTCGGCGAAACTAACCGCGTGGAGGCCTCCGCGCAGTACCAAGGTGCTCATCTCACCGGCTCTCCGGTGGTGTTCACCGCCATCAGTACCGAGGGCGTCGCTCATCAGCTGGCCAAGGTATCGGGCGATGGGCAGAGCGGCACGGTGGGCACGGCTTTGCCTGCTCCCTTTGTGGTGCGGGTGACTGATATTCTGGGCAACCCCATCTCGAACCACCCGGTACGCTTTGCCGTTATCGCCGGTGGCGGAACGATCGACGGGCAGTCGGCAGTGGAGGTCAATACCAATGCAGAGGGTTTGGCCTCGGCGACGCTGACGTTGGGCCAGGTGGCGGGACGCGAAGTGCACGTGGTGGAGGTTACCTCGCACCGCAACCAGGTCCCCTTGAGCGGATCGCCCAAGTATTTCAAGGCTTCGGCCACCCCAGGTACGCCATCGCGGCTCATCTACGTCTCCGGCAATTATCAGAGCGCCGCGGTAGGGACTACGTTGAATGAACCTTTGAAAGTCAAGGTGGCCGACGCTTTTGGCAACGGCATCAAACAACACCTGGTCACCTTCAAGGTGATCGCTGGCGGCGGGAACTTTGCCGGCATTCCGGAACAGAACGTCTACACGGACACCTTTGGTGTGGCCATGGCCTTCCTGACTCTGGGCACGCAGCCGGGCCAGAATAATAACGTGGTGGAGGCGTCGGCAAAGCAGAGCGGCGTCCACTTGGACGGTTCCCCGTTCACCTTCTACGCCACCGCCTCGCCTGGCATTGCCAGTGCCCTGCAGTACGTCAGCGGCCGCAACCAGGCAGCGGAGGTGGGCACCGCACTGCCCCAGCCACTCGTGGTGAGGGTGGTGGATAGCTTCGGCAACGCCGTCGTTGGTCACAACGTGACCTTCTCGGTGATGGAAGGAGGCGGCACGCTTGCCGGCCAGACGCAGCGCAACGTGCTGACTTTGTCTGACGGCACCGCGCGGGTGGTGTACACGCTGGGCACGGTAGCCGGGACGCTCAACAACATGGTGCGGGCGAGCGTGCCAGGGCTATCCGGCTCGCCTGTGGACTTTTACGCTACGGCGTTACCTGGTCCCCCGGCCGCATTGGTGGAAGTCTCTGGGAATGGACAGACCGGTGCCGTGGGAACACCACTTCCGCAACCGTTCAAGACCAAGGTAGTGGACAACTACCAGAACCCGATTAGTGGCCACATTGTGACCTTTAGGGTAGTCAGCGGTGGTGGAAATCTGGCTGGTGCCACTCGCCGGGATGTGTTCACGGACACGCAGGGCATCGGGCAAGTGACCCTCACCCTGGGCAGCACACCGGGGGTGAACAACAACGTGGTAGAGGCCACCAGCGTTGGGGCCGATAGCGTGCCATTGCCTGGCTCTGGCATGCGTTTCATCGCCTCGGCCACGGTGGGCGCCCCCAACAAACTGGTCATCGTCAGCGGCAATAATCAGGAAGGCATTGTCGGGAATCCGTTGCCGCAGATGCTGACCGTGAAGGTGACCGACTCGCAGAACAACCCCATTATCGGCCACCCAGTGACCTTTAGGGTAATGGCCGGTGGTGGGACACTGGATGGGATGACGGACACGGTGCGTGTGGTGCCGACGGATGTGGAGGGGAAGGCGGCCGTGTTCCTCATCCTCGGGCCGGTTGCAGGGCAGAATAACAACATAGTCCATGCCACGGCCACGTATGGCGGCAATCCACTCAACGGCTCGCCGGCCATCTTTACCGCCTCGGCGCGGAGCAGCAACGCCGCTTCCATCGAGAAGGTCTCCGGCGATGGGCAATCTGGAGCGGTGGGGAGAGTGCTTCCGCAACCGTTGCGGGTACGCGCGCGGGACAGAAATCAAAACCCAGTGGCCGGACACCCGATCACTTTCAAGGTCGTGGCTGGCGGCGGTAGACTGAATGGCATAGGCTCGCAGGTGGTGGTGAACACCGGCAGCGATGGCATTGCCGAGGCCACTTGGGAGCTGGGAACGACCGCCGGCACAAACAACAACACCGTGGAGGTGACCGCCACCGATGGGGTGATGCCGCTCACCGGCTCGCCGTTGTACTTCACCGCCTCTGCGTATGCCGGATCGCCCGACCCGTCGGCATCTACTCTCAGCGCAACATCGCCGATCCCTGCCGATGGGGTTACCAAGTCCCCTATCACTATTCGCCTGCGCGACCAGTACAACAACCCCGTGCCTGGTGCGGCAGTCGTCATTAGCGCCACCGGCAGCAACAACATCATCACGCAGCCGATGAGTTTGACTGACGCAAAAGGGGAGACGCAGGGCTACCTGGCCTCCACGAAGGCCGAGATCAAGGTGGTGAGTGCGCGGGTGGTGACGCACGGCGTCGATCTGCTGGCCACCGTGCAGGTGCGCTTCACCCCACTTGCGGCCGCGCACATCGTGGAGTACGGTGGCAACGGCCAGATCGGCAACATCGGCACGGCGCTGGCCCACCCGCTTCAGGTACGAGTGACCGACGCCAACCAGAACGGCATTGCCGGCTACGCGGTGCAGTTTGTGGTGACCGCTGGAGGTGGGCGCATCGTGGAACCGCAACCGGTCTACACCGATAGCAGCGGCGTGGCGAAGGCCCAGTGGATTCTGGGCGGCGCGGTGGGATA
It encodes:
- a CDS encoding Ig-like domain-containing protein, whose protein sequence is MMHKPHVVRWGMVGILLGLMASWGHAQTIVDNFNRATLGSNWTADAAYQIVNNELANTSTNYTWAGFLAVFNAMTGPTSVSFKWGTAADANGIREGALAVLLDANSVNANGYMIWHHGTNNRIYLYTIANGVPGVKVAEVVPNLPAPVAGQVMKVVITSDATGYRFDLYINDVLDGTLTDPLKRTGNLDGYAGVILKGNLNNNVDDFTVSKTGGGAETRDDFNRADGDPGPNWTADPVYQIVSQELANTNTNYVWGDLAIFNAHPGPNMVQYTWGATADAAGIHEGAFAVMLDANDVNTANGYMVWHATTRLYLWTIEAGIPKTPITNIPAALPPPTAGQTVKVLISENANGYHFDYYINDQFDGRVSDPLKRVGSINGYAGVMLRGGLNNNIDDFVAATIVDNTPPAAVTNLAVSGTTANSVTLTWTAPGDDGTVGTAASYDLRYSTSPITATNFDAATQATGLGTPKAAGSTETFTVTGLNSATTYYFALKATDDSGNKSAISNVVTATTQSPVQYATYWDTFERAQLGDDWAAHSAYVIENGELKNNITSGTAAWGYAAVFKKFPKPRAAMVVWSETATTTGIGQGAVCAFMDQPSPNANGYMIFHIDTRLFLYTINAGNPGVQVQLLLNVTNQPAAGDTFKVVISSDATGHHFDVYKNRTFVGRLNDASRLINPATWYVGAYLKGGTNYGGKNNIEAFGVELTATDPAKVEYWSGDAQTGRIGDALPQPLKVLVTDNNNVPVPGVYVDFAVTSGAAGLSTDIASFDGNIWLEAESGTVETPMVRIADADASDGMCVGVPTVNTTNDTGKVEIHFFVPQSGTYYLWVRYKAPDNLSNSFYVKKDKGAYALVNLTVSAPWAWSKYATAFSFTKGGHSLTLKNAEDGTLLDKILLTTSATYTPTGLGSAATTYADKRTDGDGLASAICTLGMQVGTVTIEARAYYRGDQLSGSPVTFTETAVGGEASRLIYVSGDSVFGQAGQRLAQPFVVKVTDAFGNGVPNVAVTFTVLEGGGTLSNTQPVMTDNNGFASTYLTLGFGSYVQRVQASAPGLQGSPIVFRAYAAGLNLAMSKISGDGQSGTVGTVLAQPLVVKVAHVTSGDPVAGFPVTFVITGGGGKLDGAATTKVANTDASGQASVTWTLGDQAGTNTCEARATGVSGSPLVFTAIAQPGTPTTFSKISPLETVTGPVGMPLEQPFKVRVTDAKGNGISGHPVRFVRTMGSGTMDGMTERDVVTDANGYAQVIYVMGSVVGETNRVEASAQYQGAHLTGSPVVFTAISTEGVAHQLAKVSGDGQSGTVGTALPAPFVVRVTDILGNPISNHPVRFAVIAGGGTIDGQSAVEVNTNAEGLASATLTLGQVAGREVHVVEVTSHRNQVPLSGSPKYFKASATPGTPSRLIYVSGNYQSAAVGTTLNEPLKVKVADAFGNGIKQHLVTFKVIAGGGNFAGIPEQNVYTDTFGVAMAFLTLGTQPGQNNNVVEASAKQSGVHLDGSPFTFYATASPGIASALQYVSGRNQAAEVGTALPQPLVVRVVDSFGNAVVGHNVTFSVMEGGGTLAGQTQRNVLTLSDGTARVVYTLGTVAGTLNNMVRASVPGLSGSPVDFYATALPGPPAALVEVSGNGQTGAVGTPLPQPFKTKVVDNYQNPISGHIVTFRVVSGGGNLAGATRRDVFTDTQGIGQVTLTLGSTPGVNNNVVEATSVGADSVPLPGSGMRFIASATVGAPNKLVIVSGNNQEGIVGNPLPQMLTVKVTDSQNNPIIGHPVTFRVMAGGGTLDGMTDTVRVVPTDVEGKAAVFLILGPVAGQNNNIVHATATYGGNPLNGSPAIFTASARSSNAASIEKVSGDGQSGAVGRVLPQPLRVRARDRNQNPVAGHPITFKVVAGGGRLNGIGSQVVVNTGSDGIAEATWELGTTAGTNNNTVEVTATDGVMPLTGSPLYFTASAYAGSPDPSASTLSATSPIPADGVTKSPITIRLRDQYNNPVPGAAVVISATGSNNIITQPMSLTDAKGETQGYLASTKAEIKVVSARVVTHGVDLLATVQVRFTPLAAAHIVEYGGNGQIGNIGTALAHPLQVRVTDANQNGIAGYAVQFVVTAGGGRIVEPQPVYTDSSGVAKAQWILGGAVGYNRAEARASGLTGSPVVFTAFGMEPTPTAMVIYSGNNQTGIAGRTLPQPLVVRVTDALGVAVYGRAVRFEVILGDGAIVTPAVDTTDAYGLAETYLTLSRTAGLNLVRATCQGLSTTVTFTAQARSDVATKLEAFSGDKQSYVVGHTLPLPLVARALDKNNNPVAGVPVTFTVVQGNGSLPIDNTRITDNEGKASIPFTLGTAAGTYLVRAASAGLTPVVFTAVGVPDAPAALIYVSGDDQTGSVGRETVFPLQVRVTDQYGNPVPNASVTFVVIQGGGSIVEQQPVFTNANGIASVRWILGPTVGENKCLAYKPGCAGSPIEFTAVAVENAFPQLVLPKSISVQETQRVRFTVVASDADGDPLTYHARKLPAGATFDSLATRVFDWTPNYAQAGVYYPVFIVRDNKGGIGIDSVRIEVLNFNRPPHITGYWPVFDEVHIVQPDSMTFMVDASDLDGDSLRYEWTVAGIITSTTNSYTLRSAQFSVGNYDVKVKVSDGYDTIQRAWHVRITTTAVELESFAARAVPYEGVVIEWKTGYEMNNLGFQIMRSCAPQSGYVVVSDQLIPSRADRTYSFIDKTATESGAYYYKLVDIDRNGARTEHGPIAAVAPVPANYSLAQNYPNPFNPVTTIRYELPTAGRVSVKIYNIYGQLVRTLVEEQVHAGYHTLQWDGRDEFGQAVSSGVYYYRMVAGTFVETKKMALLR
- a CDS encoding polysaccharide deacetylase family protein encodes the protein MKSGNAWISRPLKHVLSRALVASGVAAVWYHAVTVRRPQFRVLGYHSVTAEPAPSGTIERSLGVPVEQFARQMAFLRARFTPVHLEEFADYARDPRRYVRPPIAVTFDDGYRDNVKTALPILEKFGIPATIFVTTGHVGKKAPFWWNALSAWVWNAPPGRYRFSLHGEEHLFACASRKQRRQTFWHLFADLCAMEESERPLVLSHIGTVLGAGCQRSDWGPEMLSAEEIAGTKSPLLRFGAHTVHHVVLTKVPPDRRRWEVEESVAHLQRWTRREVSSFAYPLGDAASVDESVQRVVAEAGIGCAVTTLKGANSPTENPLALRRTLIDGGDDFFVFVCKALGLFDPSIR